A genomic region of Caulobacter sp. NIBR2454 contains the following coding sequences:
- a CDS encoding ROK family protein produces the protein MQIGVDFGGTKIEAAALDAEGRFLARLREPNPGDYDAAIAAVVDLIARVEAKVGEQGSVGIGGPGSVSPRSGLMRNSNSTYLNGRPFDVDLAKALGRPIRMENDANCLALSEAVDGAGAGAKGVFAIIVGTGCGGGVVFDGRLITGANAIAGEWGHTPLPWPRGDELPGHTCWCGQINCLETWVSGTGFGRDYGSATGKELTGEAIIAAMRAGEAEAMAAFDRYVDRLGRAMAVVCNLIDPDVFILGGGMSNVGELYERLPAVIRSHVFSDAWDAKIAPAQWGDSSGVRGAARLWPAPD, from the coding sequence ATGCAGATCGGCGTCGATTTCGGCGGCACCAAGATCGAGGCCGCCGCCCTGGACGCCGAGGGCCGCTTTTTGGCCCGGCTGCGCGAGCCCAATCCCGGCGACTATGACGCCGCCATCGCCGCCGTGGTCGATCTGATCGCGCGCGTGGAGGCGAAGGTCGGCGAGCAGGGCTCCGTCGGCATTGGCGGCCCTGGTTCGGTATCGCCGCGCAGCGGGCTCATGCGCAACTCCAACTCCACCTATCTGAATGGCCGTCCGTTCGACGTGGATCTGGCCAAGGCCCTTGGCCGGCCGATCCGCATGGAAAATGACGCCAACTGCCTGGCGTTGTCGGAAGCCGTCGATGGGGCCGGCGCGGGCGCCAAGGGCGTGTTCGCGATCATCGTCGGCACGGGGTGCGGCGGCGGGGTGGTGTTCGACGGTAGGCTGATCACCGGCGCCAACGCTATCGCTGGGGAGTGGGGACATACGCCGCTGCCCTGGCCGCGGGGGGATGAACTTCCCGGGCACACTTGCTGGTGCGGCCAGATCAATTGCCTGGAGACCTGGGTGTCGGGCACCGGCTTTGGGAGGGACTATGGGAGCGCGACCGGCAAAGAACTGACCGGCGAGGCGATCATCGCCGCCATGCGGGCGGGCGAGGCCGAGGCCATGGCCGCCTTTGATCGGTACGTCGACCGCCTGGGTCGCGCCATGGCCGTAGTGTGCAATCTGATCGACCCGGACGTCTTCATCCTAGGCGGCGGAATGTCGAACGTGGGCGAGCTCTACGAGCGCTTACCGGCCGTGATCCGCTCTCACGTCTTTTCGGATGCGTGGGACGCCAAGATCGCTCCGGCGCAATGGGGCGACAGCTCCGGCGTGCGCGGGGCGGCCCGTTTGTGGCCCGCCCCGGACTGA